The genomic region AGGGGGTTCTTCAAAGATCCGCAAAGTCCCGTTCATCTTTAAGGCCATTTTAGCCAAAGTATCTGCTACTTGATTAGACTCTCTTGGAATATAATTTAAGGACCACTTCTCTTCATAGGCTAAGATTTGGTGAATCCTCCTTATTAGGGAACTTCTTAGACCATCAAGCTTGCTGTCGTGAAGAGAAAGAACATTTTCAAGGCAATCAGATTGTATTATGACCTCAGGATATCCTTGTTTCTGAAAGAGCATAAGCCCATCCAAAATTCCCCACAGCTCAGCAACCACTGCTGTACATTTCCCCAAATGCCGATTATATCCTAAGATCCATTGTCCTTTACCATCGTATATTACTCCCCCTGTAGCAGAGAAACCAGATACAGAGTGAGTAGCACCATCTGTATTAAGGTAAAAACACATACCTGAGTTCTGGGAGGTAGTTGACTGATTTGGACGATGCTCTGGCACTACTTTAAAAGTAGAGGAAAAATGATTTGCCCAACTATAAGAGATATTAATAATGTCATTAGGACTCATGGAATGCCCTTGAAAAATGAACGTATTCTGATTCTTCCAAATGCGCCAAAGGAGAATCTCAAAAAGACAGGTCCAAGCTGAATCCCTTGTGCTAAGTGAAGGAGAGGAAAGTAAATTCGAGAACAACCACTCTGAAATGTTACCAGCAAAGAATCTATCAAAATGATTGGGAGGAATAACTTGGTTCCAAATTTCCCTTACAAAAGAGCAATCCCTAAGGGTATGAAGGATATCCTCTGTAGAATGACCACAGAGCTGACAGGAAGCGTCCTGCGCAACACCCCTTCTAACCCTTTCTGAATTAGTTAAAAGTCACTGCTTGAGGACTAACCAGATAAATTGTCTAACACATTGTGGCCCTGGAATTTTCCAAACAAAGTTCCAATTCGCGTCTTTCGGGTTCCAAGAGTCCTCCCTGAGCATAAAGTAGGCAATTTTCACTGAAAAGACACCAGACGTTGTTCTGGCCCAGGAAAGAATATCAGGCCCAGCTGACTCGGAAGGGGGAGGAATACTAATGATACGATTGACCACATCTTCTGGCAACCACGATCTAAAAAGATCAATGTTCCATACGCCATTATCTAAAACCATCTCATTAACTTTACTTTGTGAAATAATAATACCTTGATCCAGAACATACTGATTGAGAGGACCGATAGTTGGAACCTAATTATCCTCCTAACAATGAACAAACCTCCCATTATTGATAGACCAGATCATATTCTTGCACAGCAAAGGCTAGGCTTTAGCGACTGCTTTCCACATATAAGAGGACCTACTCCTCATGATAGAAACTGGCAGAACCTCATGAAAACCATACTTAGCTCTAAGGACCTGAACCCATAGGGCTTCAGTCTTAGTAATAAGACTGTAACCAATTTTCAACAGGAAAGCTTTATTTTGATCCTCCAATCGTCGAAGTCCAGGGCCTCCATGAATTTTTGGTTGGCAGATGTTATTCCACCCTACCAAGGCCAATTTCTTTCCCCCTTCCACAGCTCCCCAAATGAACTGTCTAACTATTTTTTTCAATAGAGTCACAAATCCCTTTGGGGACTAAAGCAATtcatatcatttttattttagttttagagTGCAAAAATGTATTTAGCCATACCCAATTCTTAAAAAGGAAATTTAAACTTTTTATACACaatttatcattttataataGAAATATTAGATTTATGTTCCCATTAAATAATTTTTTGCTTTTCTTTAGAGAAACTAAGAATAACCTACATTTAGGTATTAAGTAGTCCATATTTTCTAAAGTTCATTTGTATATAAAGCATGGTCTCTATATAAATTTACACACTAATAATTGACCATAAAATGACACCTCATAAACAAAtcttaaaataaatacaaataattaaataaatgacCTTACATAATTAACTTTCAAtgcataaatttataaaaaaatctattaaatataaattcttttgaAAAAAAAGCACTATTTTTATTTGTGAAAGGGTAGGCAAGAACTTTTCTTTTAATATTCTTACAGATTTAGCACTgatatcaataattgttttaatttcgatAAGTATATCGATATGTTCAAAGCATGTTTGTGAATTTTATTCTTTAACAATGTACACAATAATAATTCTATAAACAAATTATTaactattttattaattatttacaatatttttctttataaatatgattaatttttataataatatgcAATAAGGCAGTGCCCAATTAATTATATTCGAGATATTACTCcaaaaatttaattgtttattttttattttatgaatttttgatagtctataaattaaaatttttctttcaccttttATTCAAGTTCGAAAATAGATCTCAAAATATAATTAGACCGCATCAAATACTATACCATTCCAttgatataattattttaattttaatatgaaaattataaattattatagtTAGCTCTCTTTATAATATTCACTCGCTATAATAGCATTTTACTATAACAATCAAGTTTTTAGAAGAAccgatattttatattttattttaaccctATATAATAGTTTTTCACTCATAACAATAACATTCATGGTTATGAAGTTTGTTCTTTATTAAATTAGTTCTCTATAACAAAATATGgtctaaatttttaattaaaattatagcTATTTCATATAAGCAAGCCTATTAATtatgatttattaaataattttttaattaaaatagcatttcaataaaatgattaaatttcacgTGAAGAATTCTATTAATCATGTTTTATTAAATGATAATAATCTTCAATGAGTTAAATTAaagatataatttaataaaatattaagttCTGATTAAATATTCTACTATGAATTTGGAACATCATAAACTTATAAATTATTTACTTGAATTACTAActcatgataaattaattaatttaatttgataactcATATTTGATTAATTGAACTTGTTGGATTTATGAACTTAATAATTAATCATGTGaaagaatgtaaaataaaagtTGTATGAAAGCAATAATACATGCATGTGACATGTTAtcgtcttttaattttgtttatttgattctcactttctttctttttgaacataattctcactttttttatttgataaaaattcacgaTATAAATTCTATGATAAGTTTACGATGACCATCTCTCTATAACtgaaaaatatttaacaaaatatcGAAACAGTTGACAAATACTCTTTAATgataaatatttttcttattattttaattgaaagacttagtataaaaaataaatgaaagtattaaaataaaataaaatattacattAGACCTTTTTCTAAAACTTTTACAATACAACATTTATTAAAGACAGACTCTTAAGGTGAAAGCCCACAATACGCCACTTTTTCACTATATGCATAATAACCCACTTTGGCGCTACCTTGGAGTACTCCCAGCGTCGTCCCTCCTGGCGCATTCTCTTATCACAATACCTGAAACGATAACATACATTGTAAGTTCAAGAGAACTTAGTGAGCTTTACTACAAAAATACCTTAGCAAATACTTTATAATATTTGAAGAACATTGATGCGCCATCTATCCTTCTAAACCACTTACTTCTGTATCGGGTAGATACTATTACAATTTCGGCTTCCTTATACTTACCAACTACCATACTCTTAACTTACCAATTCTCTCTCAACTGACCAACTTAGGGTTTTTCAATACATTTCATTAATATCTTTTTTCACTTAACCATAAAAGTACTATTTCAAGGAATATACCTGTGGAGCCCACTTGATACAAACTATCTCTTCGCACATACACTCAATCCAGAACAATTGTTCACAGATACTAAACACTGGTTGTTACATACATATGTAGCGAATACTTATGTAGATATGAATACCATCAGTCTACTAATCAAATCATACACTGGTTCGATGGCATACCAGCTCACACTACTACAAAAATCATTCAGATAAATTCCTCACCCATTTATTATAGAATCCAGGATACCCAAAATAACAAAACTCGATTCCGTGAGATTCCAAAAGAAGACATGACATTGTTCAGATATGACAGATACCAAATACTTGATTTAAGCACTTTACTGCAGACAAACTCAATTTGACAATTTCTTATGTCTTTCATAACTACGAATATGCCCAACTTTCAACACTAACAGATTTTCATGGAGGATACCCCTTTTAACATACAGATAAACACTTCTTTTCAAAACTTCCTTTATCGAATTCAACCAAATTAACCTTAGACGTTTCATAACCTTATCTAGCAGTATCTATCACAGAACAATTAGAATTTATCTAGAACTTATCATAATGGCGGATATGCGCAGCTTGCCAAACAAGCTTAGTAGAGCATGCCACAAAGGGCCAAATAGAATAAGCCATAAAGGCATCATATAGAATCACGTGTTTAATGTCTCGTCGGACTCTCACAGAAAGTGCCATGGATTTCTTCCTCATAAACTTATACATAATTTCATGTATCGTGATTTGCCAATTCGATTTACACATTACCGAAGGCTATACCATGAATATACATATAGGAAAATCTTGCCATGGGTCTTAACCACATGGAATTATACATATTCATGTATCGTGATCTGTCAATCTAGTCTTTAACTTATTGGAGGCTACACCACCATGGGTCTTAACCTCATGGTCTTACACTTGATTCGATATTATGACTTGCCAATTTGGTTAGCAATATAATCGCCCTACCGGAGGCTTCACAGAGAAACATTGTTCAATATTCACTTACCCAGGATTGTTCGTATTCCTGATTGATTCATACTTTACGTATATCAAACTTTACCTACATGTTGATCAATCAACATTCTTTTCAACAGAACTTAATACATATAGCACATATCTCATCTTTACTTTTCTCATACACTTACCTATTATTATAGATATCATCATCATTTATGGATATATATACTTCTACTTGAACAGTCTACATATAAAAGTCAGGATAAAGACTCACCTAATACTCACCTACTGTAGTTCTAAACTCCAGACTCAAACATCCTTCTCAAACCAGCAGCAACAACTACTTACAAAACATAGGACTACCGTTAAAATTCATTTACATATAAATCACTATCATCTTAATCATTGATAACCCCCATGCAAAAACCTTATACTTACAACTTACTGTTCATATaccacatacaaacttacttttTCAAAACATCTAACATGCAGAGCTGTAATACTTACCCAGAGATGGAATGATTACTGATTAAACCAAGAATCCTTAACTTCCAGCTTAATGAGGAAAATATACCATTGGATTTAAAGAAAAAGAATCAGAAAGTAGCATTGAAGGAAGAAGAACCCCTTTCAGAACCCttctcacacacatatatatatatgacccaTCCTACCTGGTGGAACTTAACAAGTGTCACAACTTTAGAATTTTTCCTTCTTAATGACTTGCAGTTTCTGAGAGAAACATAAATGAGAATCCTCTATAATAGATATCAGACTAGTCTATCTAGTTGGTTCCTAACTAGATTACTTTACAACCTTACTGGCACAGTACTTCAGACAAGTAATATATCTTTGGCATTAACCCATACCATAATTACCTTTTCACTTAACCAAATATTTCTCTTTAAATAGAggaataatgtaaaataaaaatctTCACTTACTCACACGACGATTACTATACGCCCACACCTATGCACCAAAAGAAACATATGAGCTGATTACACTTTGCCAAACAAATTATTTTGTCACTATACGCCAAGATCTCAGATCTGCCAAACTTGGGGTGTGACATGAGCATAGACTTGTTCATGGGTCGAGCCACTCGGCTTGGCCCAAAGGCCTTTCCGAAAAGTGGTAGAGTTTAGGTGAAAATATAAGCCAGAAAAATGGAGGTGAAAATATAAACCAGAAAAATGgactttgacaaaaaaaaaaaaggcctaTTAAGCTTTTTTTGGCCCGACTCGAcccaaatttgtaaaaaaaattaatgtttttttaattattttccactatttttcattgttttactatcatttcgctattatattgctattattttattattattattttgatattgtataacttttgttttattattaattttgctactattttaaagggatttgcttgctaagttgtatttatcttagtattattttagtatttttaaaaataattttatttgttgggaacatttattttaatatttttagtgtatttgatgtattataattttaaaaaattttgtataaaaaattttaatataaacagatcaaatttaaattttaacatttttataagAGTCGTGTTGAACAAAGTTTTATATCTAGGGACCAACCAAACCTGGAGTTAAAAAACGAAGGTAAATTTTTTCCTTGACCCGGCTGGGGCAATATTACTAGTGACGTGTATTATTAAAAAATCTATCTGCCTTCAACTGAATGCCATAATTTCGAGGCCACATTGCTTGAGCGCGTGTGCCTAAATATTTAATAAAGTCAAATGTGCTTCTTAGAACACATAGTTCTACGAAAACCAAAACCTACTTCATTTAAGACCTTCATCACatccatttaatatatatacatagagAGTGTAAACAAATAATGTTCTACTACCTTAATGTTGGATGCAATttacaattataataaattagaaaatttatgtaaatattttaattccgcatttttgaaatatatattattatttgctTGTTATTACAATTtcctatatttatttttaaaaaaactctACAAAACATTTGTCTAATTCTTTAATTAGATCCCTTCAAGATCCGATAGGTTCGTTCATCCCAAATCAAATTTGGACAATGTAATATTGAATTTGACTTAATTCCACCCAATAGTTTTTAtcatttgaaattttagttgtaatgataaaatatatattttaaaaattttaatattagatTGATGGTAAATTTAGGCTTTtggataaatgaaattaaaaataaaaataaataaatgagtttaaaaataaaattgtataaCAAAGTTTTTAAttgttattataatttatttagtccttcaattttataaaaaattattattttagttcttCATTTATTTTTTCACCTCTTTTAGTTATTAAATTTGCATTGTTTATCAAATTAcctcaaaatagatgaaaaaacTAATGTCTATTAACTTTGTTGACATAACATCCACATGGTAGTCAACGTGTATGCCACAATAatacttaattaatattttatagctctttttgaatttataaaattttaaaatataattaattactgACATAACAATACACATGTATGCGACGTCAACCAAATTAACCTACGTTAACTTTTCCATTCATTTTAAGATTATTTAACAAACAAcacaaatttaaaagaaaaaattaaataaaagaccaAAATAACTTTTCTTATAAAATTGAAGGATCAAATAATTGataatgtatttttaaaattaaatccaataaatcaaaatagtaaaaattgagatgataaaataaaataaaaatcactcATTAAAGGTCGTCATTAAATATACGACTATTAAAAGCTATTTAATGttagtatatttatatgtttaaaatgaaaataaataaaaacattttgtattaacaaaaaaaaatcatagtttaatctaatataaaattgaTATTCAACATCCGACTTAGATTTGGATCGACTCTCACGTGTACAATCCACATCTAATTGTTGTCTACTTGTATTCCGAAGCAATTAATGtggctatttatttgcatgcctTCCCTTGTTCTTTTTTTTCTTGAATTCTTCTCCCCCTGCTACCATAAATAAATAAGCAAAACATTAAATGTAACAATTAATTAGAACAATTTTAATCAACTCAGTAATTTATTTcttattaaattcaattttaattaatttaacattaaTAACAGTAATTATGAgcttttagttttagtttttttttttattaacaaAGTAAGTATATTTTTTGCTTTAACACTTATAAATGGCTCATATATCTCTTAGAGTTATTGttgtatcaaaaaaaaaaaaaaacaacctgTTAGACAGTAGATACTCACTTCCTCCTCTCTTTGGCTATGGCTGCCGATGTTAGCTCTTTACATAGAGTTTTAAGCGGATACAAAGATGATCTAATGGTTGGGAATGAATCCGGTGGTGCAAAACCAACGGCTTTGATCACTAGGGACTTGCTTGGAGGCGGAGGCGGTGGCGCAGGTGGTGCCTCCCCGTTCATCAATATGAAAACTGATCAATCAGAAGAACTTAACCTCGACCTTCAAGTCCCTAATGGATGGGAAAAGCGCCTAGACTTGAAAGTAGGTTGATTTTTCTCACCTCAAAAGGAATTAAATAATTTCCTTagtttttttcccttttaatataatttatttaattatagttTCAATTCCATGGCTGCaatctttctttatatattcctgtttttgcatttttttttattcGCGAATATTACTTTAGTTTCTTTGATTCATTTTTTGTTATGTAAAGTCTGATTGATTGattgattaatttgataatttgatGATTGCAGTCGGGTAAGGTGTACTTGCAAAGATGCAATTCCTCAAGTTCTTCACAATCATCAGATGGAAGCAAGCACCAAATCAATCAAACAGTGCCAAAGCTTCAAGATTTGAATTTTCCAGCCTCTTCCTCTAAACCTTTGCTAAACCTTTTCGACGACACCAACCTAGAATTGAAATTAGTCTCATCACCCACTCCTACCAATTATCAAAGTGTTTGCACCCTCGATAAAGTAAAATTCGCGCTTGAACGTGCCGAGAAAGAGCCGATCAAGAAGCGATCACCATCATACTCTTCGTCGTCATCTTCGATCAAAGATTCGCAAAACAGTGAAGgtgatcaagataagttgtttgCGTCACCGGTTGCAGCGGGTTGTCCCGGATGCTTATCGTATGTGTTGATAATGAAACACAACCCTAAATGTCCTAGGTGCAATACCCTTGTTCCAATGCCAGTTGCTAAAAAGCCTCGCATTGATCTCAATATATCAATTTGAGGGAAGATTTAAGTTATTCTAGCTTTGATATCCAGTGCTTGACTATAATTTTGTAAATGGTAGATGAATTAGAATAGAAATCTTAGTAAAAATTGAGCATATGTATATTGGAAAAGGATGGCAAACATCCAAGAGAAACATAAAATTTGAGTAttcaatatttattttgtgttttaacttttttttttaaaaaaaaaaaaaccttaaactACATAGTAATTCTTAATTATCTCTTAATTTGTTTTTGAGcaattttttctcttttattatgTACTTGGATTATGTTTCAAACTATCTAAGGCCTTGTTTATAGTTTAATAGTTTGGAGATATATTTGATTTTGGCGAGTGTATAATGTATTATAAGTGAATTAAATGATGAAaccttaatataaatatatatatttaaaagaaatttgaTTTGATGGTATCATCTGACTTATTATGTTTATATAAATTGTTGGTCTAATGAATTTTTTATCTTCAAACTTTATAAAAAGTTATTTTAgtcattcatttaatttttcaccTCTTTTAGtctttaaacttatatttttgtcaaatcacccaaaatggatgaaaaacttaatatttttaaCTCTATTGACATCATATACACATGGTTAACaagtcatcatttaattaatttttaaaatttaaaaatattaaaaatatttttatacttttaaaataatgataatgattcttaatttttattttttaaattttataatttttaaaattaattaaatattgacaTGTCATACATATGGCAATCTAGTGTATGATATATCAGCaaagtttaaaaaaattaatttttcattcattttgaaatgatttgataaaaaacataaatttaaaaactaaaaaaattaaataggaattaaaataaatttttaaaaatttaacaaccATAAAATTCATTATGCGGTGTATTACAGGGAATACACATAAATAGAAATGCCACAAGTTATGCTCTTGTTCCTTGTAATATTTCAGTGCGATAATTTAGAGTATTAAGGAAAGCTAGGTAGTTGAACGTTATGAACCTACAGTTTACGGGATCCCAATAactcttatttatttttatatagtttGGAGAGCATTCTAAACAATATTAGGCCATTTAGTATTCtcttacaaaataattattacttacactattaataatttaattaaacctATTTAGTGTCTTTATTTTTGGGGAATTTGTAGGAAGAGatgtttcaaaatttaaaatggatgttttttttgaaaaataaatattaaaatttcaaactTAATTGGTTGTAAATGAATTCTTTGAATTTCTGTTAtgcttatatttatttattaaagttaAATAAATGGACATGAATTAGATTTTAAGTCTCATTCATTGAATTGAATGAACTttacacaaacaaaacatattatgttttgttaatttatattcttaaataaatttgtttaaaatttgtttaataaatcacttaaacttcgtttatttttaattattatataattaatagtatttatttttataattaattaacaatattattattgtttgtatttgataatttaaaaatatatgtttatttatattattattaatcatGATAAGTTTTTCAAGTAATAGTAAAATGTTCATTAACATGTTTCAAGAAATGTATATTTAACGTTAACAAAcatgttattttttaaaaatattcatttaATTTAAACTAACAAACATAAACAGATAAACTTTTAATTAAATGAATacaaataaaatgttaaaaataaacTAATGAACATCATAATATTacacaaatatttttaaatttatattcaattcagaatttaacatatatttttcccTTTCGTAGCTTGCTAGTAAAATCTAAGAACTTTTAGGTTTCTATTCACATACATATTGCATTGAATTTATAATATTGAGATGTTCTTTCTATATGTAAAGgtataaatttacaaaattgtgGGCAAAATGTTATACAATATTGCAAGCATGGCTTGTAGCCTAAAAGTTGTAATATTTCAAGTGTTGTACAAATTTGTTTTAAAGATCCTGATTCAAGTGAAAGGGGAAACAAAGTAAAGAGAGATGCTATAAATTCTGAAACTATAAATGGGGAAAAAGTCATAAATATCATGACTTTGAGTGCTCAACAATTTAGCCATATAAAATCGACCCAATGGCTTTTTAAGGCAAGACTCAAACTTAATATTGGCAGATCATAAAAAAGGGATAGTGATATcccaaaaaattaaataaaatatggttGTGTCATATAAATGTTTGAAAACTGCATTCacctaaactttgtcaaataaTGACCTTTATTATGGTTGCTGCACAAAAGCTAATTAAAGGCCATTTACTAGACCAATTCATTAATATACCTAACAATAATAAATGAGAATTTAATTTTATCATGGCCTTTAAAGTCTTTCTACCTACTTTCATTTgtgtttttaatgtttattttctttctataatcaattaattatttcctttattttttcAATTGCAAGACAGACTTCATCCCTTAAAAACAACCCTTTTCCTTAATATGTTTTCTTAGCCCTACCCTGCATTCATATTGCGACCAAAGAAGTGttcaatttcaattttatttaatacGGTTGATTTCAAGCCAATTTTAAATCAAACTGAGTCTTGGGAGTCAAAGCCGGTAATTGTGGATGTAATAAAAAGGTACCGACCATAATAGCCTGCAGCTTGATACAAAGTTTACTAACCATGTAATCAATTCCGGGCTGGTCAAAGGAATTAGTAGAGTTATTGTTTCATTGCCTTTCAAACATATACTCATTAAATATATCCACTTTTAGACCACTTCTCCCGTTACGTTCGCttaatatattacatatatgtAGCGGATGATTATGTATTTAGGCATTTTATGTATACTAATGATACATGGATTATGTAATTTTATGTGTACATAATTGTGCATTATCTTCTTAAATTTATCTTACATATCTATTTATGATTAGATGTTCTATATAAGGACATGTTTTACTTAAAAGATATAAGAAAAGTTAGTTCCTAAAGAACTAGAATTATTTTGAATACATTTGATCTCatctttttctattttctcttttatttacaACACGTTATCAGTTTGATCAAGTCTCTTTCACTATTTCAAGAGAATGCAAAATTAATTTGATATTACGGAAGATGACATATGCTTAGTGGACAATGGTACTACTCACAATTCTTCTTGATAGTAAATATTTATTTCCATTaacattagctgaaaattttgttaataCCATATCTGGTTCTACAAATGTAATTGAAGGATACGAAAGAGTCCAAATTAAGTTCCCAAATAGAACAAAATTATATATTGATGATGTGTTATACTTTAGTAGATCTTGAAGAAATCTACTAATCTTCAAAGATATACATCACAATGAGTATcatgttgaaaaaaaaaataagggtGATCTATATCACCTCTACAATTTCTAACCAAAAGTTTATATTAGAGAAACTTTTgagtttaaatttattatttgacTTATATTTTATGAAGAATAAGAtggttgaatcaaattttttgcACCCAATGTGCCTAGATActaaaacttttataatttaacaTGATTGACTTCTTCATCTAGGTTCAACCGTTATcccacatattattgaaaatagacATGGGGATTATGACAAAAGAAAAATAGAGAAGGTGTTATCTATGATTTGATGCAAAAGGTAGAAGAGATGGACCAGCAACCTGTTTCATCAGTCATTAGAGGAAGTAGCTCATAAAAAAAAATCGTTTAAATAAGGAGATTGAAAGAAAAGAGACCAAGGTAGGGCGAATTGGATGAAACTTGGTGAT from Gossypium arboreum isolate Shixiya-1 chromosome 1, ASM2569848v2, whole genome shotgun sequence harbors:
- the LOC108471306 gene encoding uncharacterized protein LOC108471306; the encoded protein is MAADVSSLHRVLSGYKDDLMVGNESGGAKPTALITRDLLGGGGGGAGGASPFINMKTDQSEELNLDLQVPNGWEKRLDLKSGKVYLQRCNSSSSSQSSDGSKHQINQTVPKLQDLNFPASSSKPLLNLFDDTNLELKLVSSPTPTNYQSVCTLDKVKFALERAEKEPIKKRSPSYSSSSSSIKDSQNSEGDQDKLFASPVAAGCPGCLSYVLIMKHNPKCPRCNTLVPMPVAKKPRIDLNISI